A part of Anaerolineales bacterium genomic DNA contains:
- a CDS encoding 5-formyltetrahydrofolate cyclo-ligase, translated as MNIVENQQANIATQKRQLRRRCRQIREELGETARQQASQSICAWIENWPVFEASDTILTYMPMAGEVDLTQLMERHAHKQWVLPRIITEGIHQMVFHPYQPGKLVSHPFGMQEPSADLPVIPPGDIQLALVPGVAFDQQGWRLGYGGGYFDRFLNKFAGVSLGVAFQAVLFDQLPHGENDIRVQWIVTEIGLLEPVEMN; from the coding sequence ATGAATATCGTTGAAAATCAGCAAGCGAATATTGCGACACAAAAAAGACAATTGCGTCGAAGGTGCCGTCAAATTCGAGAGGAATTAGGAGAAACAGCTCGGCAGCAAGCCAGCCAATCGATCTGCGCATGGATCGAAAACTGGCCGGTTTTCGAAGCCTCTGATACTATCCTGACGTATATGCCGATGGCTGGTGAAGTTGATCTGACCCAGCTCATGGAACGCCACGCCCACAAGCAATGGGTGCTGCCGCGCATAATCACCGAAGGTATCCACCAAATGGTGTTTCATCCCTACCAGCCCGGAAAGCTGGTCAGCCATCCGTTTGGCATGCAAGAGCCATCCGCAGATTTGCCTGTGATTCCGCCTGGTGATATCCAGCTGGCATTGGTGCCCGGTGTGGCTTTCGACCAACAAGGTTGGCGCCTGGGGTATGGAGGCGGCTATTTCGATCGCTTTCTAAATAAATTCGCCGGTGTCAGCCTCGGAGTAGCTTTCCAGGCAGTGCTGTTTGACCAGCTCCCGCACGGGGAAAACGACATAAGAGTACAATGGATTGTTACCGAAATTGGACTACTGGAACCCGTCGAAATGAATTGA
- a CDS encoding DNA-binding response regulator, with amino-acid sequence MSAMRVVICDDQAIIRDGLELLLKLEKDIEVVGSAQDGTEAVELVAELQPDLVLMDLKMPGMNGVEATRCIVSKSPEVKVLVLTTFEDDEWVFDAIRAGACGYLLKDIPREKLIEAIHGTLHGKSYIDPMVAGKILEKVTDSQVAPHTLITEKLTEREVEVLHLIAHGFSNAEIAEQLHLSEGTIRNHVSAILTKLEVPDRTQAAIMAIHYGIDKLG; translated from the coding sequence ATGTCTGCAATGAGAGTTGTGATTTGCGATGATCAAGCCATCATTCGGGATGGGTTGGAACTGCTGCTAAAACTGGAAAAGGATATTGAAGTCGTCGGATCAGCCCAGGATGGCACAGAAGCAGTTGAGCTGGTTGCAGAATTACAGCCTGACCTGGTGCTCATGGATTTGAAAATGCCTGGTATGAACGGTGTGGAAGCTACCCGGTGTATCGTCAGCAAGTCACCTGAGGTGAAGGTGCTGGTTTTGACGACCTTTGAAGACGATGAATGGGTTTTTGATGCAATTCGGGCTGGGGCTTGCGGTTATCTGTTGAAAGACATCCCTCGGGAGAAGCTGATTGAAGCCATCCATGGTACATTGCATGGGAAATCGTATATTGATCCGATGGTCGCTGGTAAAATCCTGGAAAAGGTTACCGACAGTCAGGTAGCACCACATACTTTAATCACCGAAAAATTAACTGAGCGTGAGGTAGAAGTCCTTCACCTGATTGCTCATGGTTTTTCGAATGCTGAGATCGCAGAACAGTTACATTTATCCGAAGGAACCATAAGGAATCATGTAAGTGCGATCTTAACCAAGCTAGAAGTCCCCGACCGTACACAGGCTGCGATCATGGCTATCCATTATGGGATAGACAAACTTGGATAG
- a CDS encoding alpha/beta hydrolase, translating to MNHQEGTFKDAHEASIYYQAWLPDGEAKSILFVVHGLGEHSGRYMNVVNHFVPLGYAVYSLDHIGHGKSDGEREVITRFEDFTEPLTIYYNMVKSWQPGKPIFIVGHSLGGLISCYYLLDNQDKFRGAVISAASVKVPANISSSTIAMGKILSAIAPKAGLLALDATGVSRDPAVVAAYVNDPLVFHGKTPARLAAEMLRAMKRVTAEVEKITLPFMVVQGNNDKLVDPDGTQLLYDKASSKDKSIKRYEGLYHEVFNEPEHEAVLTDVENWLAAHL from the coding sequence ATGAATCATCAGGAAGGTACCTTCAAGGACGCTCATGAAGCCAGCATTTATTACCAGGCCTGGCTACCTGACGGGGAAGCTAAATCCATTTTGTTCGTGGTGCATGGGCTGGGCGAGCATAGTGGGCGGTATATGAACGTCGTGAATCACTTCGTGCCGCTCGGGTATGCAGTTTACAGCCTGGATCATATTGGTCACGGCAAATCGGATGGCGAGCGCGAGGTGATTACCCGCTTCGAAGACTTCACCGAGCCGCTGACGATCTACTACAACATGGTCAAGAGCTGGCAGCCAGGCAAACCCATCTTCATTGTTGGGCACAGCCTGGGTGGGTTGATCAGCTGCTATTACTTACTCGACAACCAGGACAAGTTCCGTGGTGCGGTGATCTCGGCGGCCAGTGTCAAGGTACCAGCCAATATTTCTTCATCCACAATAGCCATGGGCAAGATCTTGTCTGCCATCGCCCCCAAAGCAGGCCTTCTTGCTTTGGATGCCACTGGGGTCTCGCGCGATCCTGCGGTGGTCGCAGCCTATGTCAATGATCCGCTCGTCTTTCATGGGAAAACTCCCGCCCGCCTGGCAGCTGAAATGCTGCGCGCCATGAAACGGGTCACTGCTGAGGTTGAGAAAATCACGCTTCCCTTCATGGTTGTTCAGGGAAACAACGATAAGCTCGTTGACCCGGATGGGACACAGCTACTTTACGACAAAGCCAGCTCTAAAGATAAGTCCATCAAGCGTTACGAAGGCCTATATCACGAGGTCTTCAACGAGCCGGAGCATGAAGCCGTCCTTACCGACGTGGAGAACTGGCTGGCGGCACATCTATAA
- the nadC gene encoding nicotinate-nucleotide diphosphorylase (carboxylating) has product MIKSILPVDLQHPSVLSVIQLALAEDLSAEGKLEAHPAQGDVTSMATIPADARLSGYFRAKANGVVAGMPIAEAVFQLVDPTMTFRSSTKDGSQVEKGQILAVAQGSGRSLLAGERTALNYLGRLSGIATLTRRFVEAVKGTKAIILDTRKTGPGLRMVDKYAVRMGGGQNHRVGLFDMLLIKDNHISAAGGIKQAVTRARELFGNRFAIEVEVKNLSELDEAINLHVDRIMLDNMDLDTMRNAVQMTRGRVPLEASGNVNLTNVRQIAETGVDFISSGTLTHSAPTLDISMKIG; this is encoded by the coding sequence ATGATCAAATCGATCCTGCCGGTGGATTTACAGCATCCATCAGTGCTTAGTGTCATACAGCTGGCATTGGCAGAGGACCTGTCTGCCGAGGGTAAACTGGAAGCCCATCCTGCCCAGGGAGATGTCACCAGCATGGCAACCATCCCGGCCGATGCCAGGTTGAGTGGCTATTTTCGGGCGAAAGCCAATGGAGTGGTGGCGGGAATGCCGATCGCTGAAGCAGTGTTCCAACTGGTCGATCCTACCATGACCTTTCGGTCTTCCACGAAAGATGGCTCGCAAGTTGAAAAAGGCCAGATACTGGCAGTGGCACAAGGTAGTGGCAGAAGCCTGCTGGCTGGTGAGCGGACAGCGCTAAACTATTTAGGGCGGCTCTCAGGGATTGCCACTCTAACCCGCCGTTTCGTCGAAGCCGTCAAGGGTACCAAGGCGATCATCCTCGACACGCGTAAAACTGGACCGGGCTTACGCATGGTGGATAAATACGCGGTGCGCATGGGCGGGGGACAAAATCATCGCGTGGGGCTGTTTGACATGCTGCTAATAAAAGATAATCACATCAGTGCAGCAGGTGGGATCAAGCAGGCTGTCACCCGGGCCCGCGAGCTATTTGGCAACAGATTTGCCATTGAAGTGGAAGTCAAGAACCTGTCAGAATTAGACGAAGCCATTAATCTGCATGTCGACCGTATCATGCTGGATAACATGGACCTGGATACGATGCGTAATGCAGTGCAGATGACCCGTGGGCGTGTCCCACTGGAGGCCTCAGGGAACGTCAACCTGACCAACGTGCGTCAGATTGCAGAAACTGGAGTGGATTTCATCTCGTCAGGGACTCTCACCCACTCTGCCCCCACTCTTGACATCAGCATGAAAATAGGATAA
- a CDS encoding quinolinate synthase NadA produces the protein MTVETMYQDMKSKLERVVPDFELRYKAELAEEINQLKKERNAVILGHNYMEPALFYSIPDFRGDSLDLSRKAAQTDKDVIVFCGVRFMAETAKLLNPTKTVLLPSEKAGCSLAASITAQDVRELRARYPGVPAVAYVNTYADVKAEVDICCTSSNAKAVVESLHSDTVIFLPDEYLARNVAKETGRHIVFPTLQDGKNSTTLDYQQVGNHDTMVGWRGRCEVHEKFTVKDIEAVRKQFPEVVILSHPECSPEVVAASDFSGGTNAMIRYVKETNAPQYLVLTECAMGDNIAAANPEKDMLRLCSVRCPHMNQITLEDTLKSLQLNQYVIYIPEDIRVRAAQAVERMIAIG, from the coding sequence ATGACTGTTGAAACGATGTATCAGGATATGAAAAGCAAATTGGAACGGGTGGTACCCGATTTTGAGCTACGTTATAAGGCTGAGTTGGCGGAAGAGATCAACCAGCTTAAAAAGGAAAGGAACGCGGTTATCCTGGGGCATAACTACATGGAACCGGCATTGTTTTATTCCATCCCCGATTTCCGCGGCGATTCGCTAGACCTGAGCCGTAAAGCTGCCCAAACTGACAAGGATGTCATTGTCTTTTGCGGGGTACGCTTCATGGCCGAGACGGCCAAGCTGCTCAACCCGACCAAGACAGTGCTGCTCCCCTCCGAAAAGGCCGGCTGCAGCCTGGCAGCCAGCATCACTGCCCAGGATGTGCGTGAGTTACGGGCTCGTTACCCGGGTGTGCCAGCCGTGGCGTACGTGAACACTTATGCGGATGTTAAAGCCGAAGTGGATATTTGCTGCACTTCCAGCAATGCCAAGGCAGTGGTTGAGTCACTCCATTCGGACACGGTCATCTTCCTTCCGGATGAATACCTGGCGCGCAATGTGGCCAAGGAAACTGGTCGACATATTGTTTTCCCCACCTTGCAGGACGGAAAAAACTCGACCACGCTGGATTACCAGCAGGTAGGCAACCATGACACGATGGTTGGCTGGCGTGGGCGCTGTGAGGTGCACGAGAAATTCACCGTCAAGGATATCGAAGCTGTGCGTAAGCAATTCCCCGAGGTGGTCATCCTTTCCCACCCAGAGTGCAGCCCGGAGGTCGTGGCAGCTTCCGATTTTTCAGGGGGCACGAATGCCATGATCCGCTATGTAAAGGAAACCAATGCACCCCAATATCTGGTGCTGACTGAATGTGCCATGGGCGATAATATCGCCGCGGCCAACCCGGAGAAAGATATGCTCAGGCTGTGCTCGGTACGCTGCCCGCATATGAACCAGATCACCCTGGAAGACACCTTGAAAAGCCTGCAACTTAACCAATATGTGATTTACATTCCTGAAGATATCCGAGTGAGGGCGGCGCAGGCTGTTGAGCGCATGATTGCCATCGGGTAG